The DNA window ttATTATCTccatataatattaataattaaaatttcataaagtttaaatatcaattataaatAACTCGTATcacaaacgttaaatattcttaaattttttaaaagctttcgatgatgaaagtcccacattggctaatttagggaatgttcgtaggtttataatcaaataatactctcttcaTTGTTATCAGCCTTTTGGGGAATCTCaaaacaaagctacgatcacttatgctcaaagttgacaatatcgtaccgtggagagttgtgttcaacctagaattattatttttttctcttcccttTTCTATTCCAATATCCAAAAACACgataattaattacttataGTTGAGATTCAACccattatttaattcataactATAATAGTAGTTTTAATTGGTATCCAATTTTTAAACGTGCCAAACAcatctaaatattaaaaacacgAACAcctcttttattattattattaaattcttttgtttttgtagattttatttttcacgTGACGGATTAAATCAACTAaactttaattattgatttacAATTAGTTTATCGTATATAATTAGACCCAAAAAatgtgtttattttattttttgacatctaataaatttttaaaattttaattctttgttatttgatgttgaaatttgaattttgtgtgtaagaatttattgaaagtaattaatttaattgaatttattgttttttagtgaaagaataaatGGAGAGGGAGAGTTTGGATTATCTTACCTGGCTGTTATATATTAAACATCCATTGGTTACAGCTATTGAAACCGTGTCATTGGTGGTTGCCTACATGTGATGATGATGTGGACtgctcttcttcctctctaattttctcttcattttataataaatattaaactttcaatatAAACATCCCATTTTATCAATTacctttaattaattaattaattaatttcctcTAGGTTTGGTAATTTCCCAACTTCTTcaccaacaaaaattaattaattaatttccaatGAATTATTCAcccaattttgaattaattttaaataaaataaagtaaaattgcACGTTCATATGGCTAAAAAAACCCAATTATCCAATAAACTCGGAATACCCAACTCAAGCTATAGAGACCGGTTCATGGTCTAAAGAGTCCAACAGGTCGAGTTAGtacaacccaattcaactcCGGTCCTCTTTTtcaagattattatgaaaaataatttgttaattactaaataatataaaattgatttgtaaatttaatttcgagtttggttcaaaatttttttttttttttttttttttttttgtaactcaATCggatataaattattaaaaaaatgatcataAACCGACTtgcttttgaatttaaattgatataactccaaaatttcaataattttttttattccaaatCAACCattgacaaaataaaataaaataagagagagaaagggagagagagagagagagagagagagagagagagagaaaaagggagAGGTGGGATGTCTCCTCCGAGCTGAATAGTTAAATAGGATTGTTGTTTTGCTTGACCTTTATACTCCGTTTGGTGGTTTTTGCCGGGCCAGACAACCTACCAGTTGTTGCGGCTCTttcaagagagagaaattccTTTTATACACActcaaacacacacacacccaCAGATGACCCTCTGCTATGCTAATGGGATCTCACTCTCGCCTTCCCACCTGAATCACTACCGCCATTACTTCCTCCGATACCTTTGATTCACTCACtcactccttttttttttttgtctcttacAGGTACTTTCTACTCTTAATCAATCATCCACCCCTTATCCGCATTCATATTTCTAGATCTTCCCCAATTTCGTACCACTTGCTAATGATTCCATGATCTGGGTTTTCCTATTTGATCTTTTTTAGCTGAGTTTTGACTGTTTATGGGTTCATTCCGAAATGGGTTACTCTTGGATTTTTTGTTCGATTGCAATCCGCTATGGAATCGGCCAGTTTCACATTCCTTCCATGGTTTTACTGCGTTTCTTTGATTTGAACTCTCTggatttcttcaatttgaagAATGTGGGctgttttatttcattaattgtTCTGGGTTTCTCTTTGAGCTATGGATCTGTTACCTACTTATGCTTCTAGATTTGAAGTCGTTGGAAAAGATGCAATTAACCTTATGAGAGATGAAATTTTGGCTAACTCGATCCAGGAAAATGTATTTGAAGCcgagttttcttttgttcttggatATATTCAACTGCTTAAATCTTGCAACAAGCTTTGATTTCGGGTGCAGAAGGTCTATAAATGTGATAACCGGATCTCCTAGCCATTCACAGTCTTTTCCATTgcttaatttttagttttcttgaTGAACTTACTGTTCTTTCCATGGATTGGAACAATTTTTTGCCAGAGATTATCTTATTGACTCGTTCTTTCTCAAGAAGTGGGTAAACTTATGCTTATTGTTGCGTTCATTGTTTGAAGAAAAGTGTATAGAAAACTCATTATCTCTGTTGTTATCACTGCTGAAATGGAATCTGCTGCATTTATGGCcccatgtttttctttttgtaattgaaATGGTTCTCCTgtgttttttctctctttcttatgctattgttttgttcttgtagGACTCTTGATTTCTAGTTTGATCTTGTAATAGTTGTCTTCACAATTTGCTTCTGTCCACCTGAGATTCTTTGAGCTAATTGATGGGTTCTAGATTCCCATCTCATCAACTTAGCAATGGCCTCTTCGTCTCGGGGAGGCCAGAGCAGCACAAAGAAAAGACTCCGACGATGAGTTCGGTGGCAATGCCCTACACCGGTGGCAATATTAAGAAGTCTGGAGAATTGGggaaaatgtttgatattcCTACGGATGGCTCGAAGTCTAGGAAGTCTGGACCTCTCAATGTTGCTCCTACAAGGACTGGATCGTTTAGTGGTGCAACTCATTCAGGACCAATTATGCCAAATGCAGCCCCTCGGGCGGGTTATACCACCTCTGGTCCTATTTCTTCTGGCATGATGACTAGTTCAACCTCGTTCAAGAAGTCGACTTCTGGGCCACTAAACAAACATGGGGAGCCTGTAAAGAAAGTATCTGGCCCTCAATCAGGCGGAGTGACACGCCAAAACTCTGGACCTATTCCTTCAGTTCTGCCTGCTACTGGACTCATAACATCTGGTCCCATTTCTTCTGGTCCATTAAACTCATCTGGGGCACCTAAAAAAATGTCTGGTCCTTTGGAATCAATGGGttcaatgaaaataaatggcCCTTCAATATCACAAAATCCGGCTGTGACCACCCTTAGCCCAGATGATGAATATTCCTTTGGAAAGAGCTTcccaaaattaatattgtgGTCTGTGATTCTCATATTTGTCATGGGGCTAATTGCTGGTAGTTTTATTCTTGCTGCAGTTCACAATCCTGTTCTTCTCATTGTTGTAATTCTACTCTTTGGAGTAGTTGTTGCAATATTTACTTGGAACAGCTGTTACGGAAAGCGAGCTCTTATCGGTTTCATTTCTCAGAATCCTGATGCCGAACTTCGTACTGCAAAAAACGGCCAATATGTCAAAGTTTCTGGGGTATGTAGCCTAACAAAGTGTGGTTTCATAGTGGTGATAATAGCTAATTAGTACTCTTGATTGCATTGAAGTATTTTTCTGGCCTTTGATTCATTTAACTATCAATAAATATGGTTCGTGAGCTATACTCCTGTTGAAATGTAAATTTTCGGTGACAATATGCCATAAATATTACCGGAACTTCGATTTTATTGATGCCATAGTACCTCTCGAATTCTGCAGGTTGTTACATGTGGCAATGTGCCTCTCGAGTCATCCTTCCGTAAGGTTCCTAGATGCGTCTATACATCTACAAGTTTATATGAGTATCGAGGGTGGGGTTCGAAGCCTGCAAATCCTGGACATCGCCGATTCACATGGGGACTGAGATCATCGGAGGTAATATGCCTATTAAGCGATCAAATACGTTCGGTTGTTGacttttcttcattccttGATTTCATATAATACTAGTCTTTTCTTagtgttttttatttctgtttGGCGATCCCTTTGATTCTAAAGTATATGGAGGATACTTAATAATGGATAGTTGTCACAATCATGCACACATTGGTTATGTTGGCTAGTAAAATGGTTTGGACTTTGAAGCCCTGATGGACCCATGGCTGATGAACGCGGTTTTCAAATATTCGAAATGACGGTGTTAAGAATCGAACGGAACGAATTCTTTGGAATTAGCAAATCCAAGTGGAGTACAATTACAAGTTGCAACACATGGTTTGCTTTAACTGGTTTCTTTGATGGAAAATGAACTTTCATCGAACCGAATTAAGTTATGAAAGTGACGGCCATACGAAAGATAGCCATAAGATCAGACCAAAAAGAGGCTCCAATTGGTAAGAGTAAGAACACAAAGGACAACTACAAGTactcttttcccttttccttttaatgaGAATCTGATTAATAACTTGGTTGATAATTACACTTTATCCTTCTGAAACTTGCACTTCCATCTCAGAACGACTTCGAACGATCTCTTTTGGGAAGGTTTCAAGCAAGAAGGCATTTTTTATATTGCTGGTTAGGAAAAACGTAGCTCGTTCTGAGTCGGGAAAGTCTTGGGCTTGGTTATCTTACGAAACGTAGAATGTTTGTCTTCTAGGTTCTAAGTTTTTAACCGAAGGGGATTGAAGATTTCGCATCGGTTGTATTCTCCTTGACATGAAATAATGAATGGAGTTGGCAAAAGCTTTACTCAAGAATGCTAAATTAATCTTCtgtgatcccacatcggttggagagggaaacgaagcattccttataagggtgtgaaaacctctctctagaagacgcattttaaaaccgtaagactgatggcgatacgtaacgagctaaagcggataatgtctattagtggtgggcttggactgtaataaatggtattagagccaaacatcgggaggtgtgccagcgaggacactggtcCCCAAgtgggtggattatgagataagatgagaacgaaacatttcttataagggtgtagaaacttctccctagcagacgcgttttaaaaccatgaggctgatgacaatacgtaacgggctaaagcggataatatttgttagcggtgggtttggacttgGACTTGTACGGTTACATCTTCAAACTGAAAATTATGAATGACAATGGGTCACCATCACCGGTAAGATTCTAGATTTGAAAGGATATTTGAAAGGTATTCAACTTTCCTCTCTATTCCCTCATCTTCACATCTCTAACAACAGCTTACCTATTGACAGAAGGTATGGCATGCCCCTCTTTATTTTGAGATCGTGAACTTGGCAACAACGTTAATGATCTTGAAACCTgagtgtaacggcccaagtccactgctaacagatactTCCCTCgttgggcttctcctcaaggtttttaaaactcgtctgctagggagaggtttccacacccttataatgaatgctttgttctcctccccaaccgacgtgagatctcacaccaaAAATGGATTTCTTTCATGTATAAACGCTTTTATCCTCAACACCAGAGAAGATCATTGGGGGAAAAAAATCCAGAAAAGTGAAAATCTTTCTTTTGGAGCAAGATCCAAGCCAACTTTAGAAATGCTATAATTATAtgtatgataatattttaatttcatgaatcTGTTCTATACTTAAACTTCAAGATCAATATCAGAAAATTTATGTTGTTCTTATGTTTTTCTTCCATAGAGACACGTCGTGGACTTTTACATCTCGGATTTTCAGTCCGGATTGAGAGCCTTGGTTAAGACTGGTTATGGTGCTAGGGTGACTCCTTATGTTGATGACTCTTTTGTTGTTGATGTTAATCCATCAAACAAAGACTTATCTCCAGAGTTCGTTCGATGGCTCGGAAGGAGGAATCTTTCAAGCGATGATCGTGTAATGCGGTTAAAAGAAGGGTAAGCaacttttgttcttctcttacATGTAGACTCCTTGAATAGCCTCAGGGTTCAGTAAACTCATGGTTGTTATCCCTTGCTTTCTTTCCTACCACTGTATTTCAATAGTTGTTGCCCATTACAAGCTTTTATATTATGACTCAGTTTTGCTTCACCCGGGCCCAAGTTCCACttctagcaaatattgtctgggcttttcctttcgagcttcccctcaagatttttaaaacgcgtttgctggagggaggtttccacattcttataaagaatgctccgttctcctctccaaccgatctggggtctcacaatccacccacctccagggtccagcgtcctcggtggcactcgttcccttctccaatcaatgtgggacccccaatccacccccctctggggcccaatgtccttgctggcacaccttctcgtgtccacctcccttctaGTACCCCATTTTTGGAACGTCCAGTGCCAAAGTCACTGAATGGGTAAGTCGCCAATCCAAGGAGATATACTAGGATGGATGAAACCTTTGTCTAATAATTCTTGTAGTTGCGCCGTGAGTTCTTTTAACTCGGTTGGCGCTATGCGGTAGGAGACTTTGGAAATAGGCCTAGTGTCGGGCTCGAGTTCTATAACAAAATCTACCGTTTGGAAAGGGGTTGTTCATGGTAGATCatgaatatgaattttaattgtgcatttttttttttgtccattaAGTTCCTGAtctgaatttaaattatttttattgattgaaaatgTTGGTTTGAgcacaattttattttctataaattattttcatacacctttttatttgttattaaaatagaaaaagtttaacaactataatattttaaattataaaaaatttaaaattggaattaTGTGTGATTAAATCATTgacatattataat is part of the Cucurbita pepo subsp. pepo cultivar mu-cu-16 chromosome LG03, ASM280686v2, whole genome shotgun sequence genome and encodes:
- the LOC111790353 gene encoding uncharacterized membrane protein At1g16860-like, with protein sequence MGSRFPSHQLSNGLFVSGRPEQHKEKTPTMSSVAMPYTGGNIKKSGELGKMFDIPTDGSKSRKSGPLNVAPTRTGSFSGATHSGPIMPNAAPRAGYTTSGPISSGMMTSSTSFKKSTSGPLNKHGEPVKKVSGPQSGGVTRQNSGPIPSVLPATGLITSGPISSGPLNSSGAPKKMSGPLESMGSMKINGPSISQNPAVTTLSPDDEYSFGKSFPKLILWSVILIFVMGLIAGSFILAAVHNPVLLIVVILLFGVVVAIFTWNSCYGKRALIGFISQNPDAELRTAKNGQYVKVSGVVTCGNVPLESSFRKVPRCVYTSTSLYEYRGWGSKPANPGHRRFTWGLRSSERHVVDFYISDFQSGLRALVKTGYGARVTPYVDDSFVVDVNPSNKDLSPEFVRWLGRRNLSSDDRVMRLKEGYIKEGSTVSVMGVVQRNDNVLMIVPPPEPLTTGCQWGKFIFPASLDGIVLRCEDSSKVDVIPV